The following proteins are encoded in a genomic region of Mycolicibacterium confluentis:
- the yczE gene encoding membrane protein YczE, which yields MALMVRAGLGLDPWDVFHVGLARLTGWSLGTVTATVGVAVLLLWIPLRIRPGIGTVANVIVIAVAVDVSLALLPAPTQMPVRVAMLVGAVVINAISTVLYIGAGLGPGPRDGLMTGLVARTGRSVRLVRTMIEATVLIAGALLGGTVGVGTVLYALGIGPLVQLFLRLMPRSLLFDDFSAPMTTMVECPKPISSPRTSPTPTC from the coding sequence ATGGCGCTGATGGTCCGCGCCGGCCTCGGCCTGGACCCGTGGGATGTGTTCCACGTCGGCCTGGCGCGGCTGACCGGATGGTCGCTGGGCACCGTCACCGCCACGGTGGGTGTGGCGGTGCTGCTGCTGTGGATCCCACTGCGGATCCGCCCCGGCATCGGCACCGTCGCCAACGTCATCGTGATCGCCGTCGCGGTCGACGTGTCGCTGGCGCTGCTGCCCGCACCCACGCAGATGCCCGTGCGGGTGGCCATGCTCGTCGGCGCCGTCGTCATCAATGCGATCTCCACGGTGCTCTACATCGGCGCCGGTTTGGGGCCGGGCCCACGCGACGGACTGATGACCGGCCTGGTGGCCCGCACCGGTCGATCAGTGCGACTGGTGCGCACCATGATCGAGGCCACCGTCCTGATCGCGGGTGCGCTGCTGGGTGGGACGGTCGGCGTCGGCACCGTGCTCTACGCACTGGGCATCGGCCCGCTGGTGCAGCTCTTCCTGCGCCTGATGCCGAGAAGCCTGCTGTTCGACGACTTCAGCGCGCCCATGACTACCATGGTCGAGTGCCCGAAGCCGATATCGAGTCCGAGGACATCGCCGACCCCGACCTGCTGA
- the yczR gene encoding MocR-like transcription factor YczR — MSADMAVRRLDVHLLARELGNWRTATASGPMHQGLSDALRMLIVDGRLPVGSRLPSERALADVLRISRTTVTAAYAQMRDEGYLNAKRGARSSVALPPQSSPVTIEPSDASRERINLAEAAMSAPSSPVLEAYAAASGEISAYLRLPGLELYGVAPLRAAIAERYCQRGLPTEPDQIMVTTGALGAIGLILATFVEAGDRVLVEQPTFTGALAAISAAGARAVPVSIAPDEGWDLDALHIAIRQLAPNLAYVIPDQHNPTGLTMTPAQREQLAHIISDTRTRTIIDETMTDIWLDQPVPPPVACAVTRRSDLVMSIGSMSKSFWGGLRIGWIRAERATLATIAARRPSVDLGTPIFEQLAAAHLLAVTDRVVPERCDLIRNRRALLRRLLAEHLPDWHECNVNQPTGGLALWMRLPIPSSSAVSAAASRLGVDIPPGPRFGVDGTLERYIRVPYTLPEDTLAEAVSLLARAWASVVGADLAPAAAATGPVV, encoded by the coding sequence ATGAGCGCAGATATGGCCGTCCGTCGCCTCGACGTACATCTTCTGGCCCGCGAACTGGGCAACTGGCGCACCGCCACTGCCAGCGGACCCATGCATCAGGGCCTGTCCGACGCGCTGCGCATGCTGATCGTCGACGGCCGGCTTCCCGTCGGGTCGCGACTGCCCAGCGAACGGGCCCTGGCCGACGTCCTGCGCATCTCTCGCACCACGGTGACCGCGGCGTATGCGCAGATGCGGGACGAGGGCTACTTGAACGCCAAGCGCGGTGCCCGCAGTTCGGTGGCTCTGCCGCCGCAGTCCAGTCCCGTCACCATCGAACCCAGCGACGCCTCTCGCGAGCGGATCAATCTCGCCGAGGCCGCGATGTCCGCACCGTCCTCCCCTGTTCTCGAGGCGTATGCGGCCGCCTCAGGCGAGATCAGCGCGTATCTGCGGCTGCCCGGGCTGGAACTCTATGGCGTGGCGCCACTGCGGGCCGCCATCGCCGAGCGGTACTGCCAGCGCGGCCTTCCCACCGAACCCGACCAGATCATGGTGACCACCGGCGCGCTGGGCGCCATCGGGCTGATCCTGGCGACCTTCGTGGAGGCCGGCGATCGGGTCCTGGTCGAACAGCCGACGTTCACCGGCGCGCTGGCCGCGATCTCCGCGGCGGGTGCGCGCGCGGTGCCGGTGTCGATCGCCCCCGATGAGGGCTGGGATCTCGACGCGCTGCACATCGCGATCCGCCAGCTTGCGCCCAACCTGGCCTACGTCATTCCCGACCAGCACAACCCGACCGGCCTGACGATGACGCCCGCGCAGCGAGAACAGTTGGCGCACATCATCTCCGACACCCGTACGCGCACCATCATCGACGAGACCATGACCGACATCTGGCTCGACCAGCCGGTTCCACCACCGGTGGCCTGCGCCGTGACGCGCCGGTCGGACCTCGTGATGTCCATCGGGTCGATGTCCAAGTCCTTCTGGGGCGGCCTGCGCATCGGATGGATTCGCGCCGAGCGTGCCACATTGGCCACCATCGCGGCCCGACGGCCGTCGGTGGACCTTGGCACGCCGATCTTCGAACAACTCGCCGCGGCCCACCTGCTCGCGGTCACCGACCGAGTGGTGCCGGAACGGTGCGACCTGATCCGGAACCGGCGTGCGCTGCTGCGTCGGCTGCTGGCCGAGCACCTGCCGGACTGGCACGAGTGCAACGTGAACCAGCCCACCGGCGGACTTGCCCTGTGGATGCGACTTCCCATCCCGTCGAGTTCCGCGGTCTCGGCGGCCGCATCCCGCCTCGGGGTCGACATCCCACCGGGTCCGCGGTTCGGCGTCGACGGCACCCTCGAGCGCTACATCCGCGTGCCCTATACCCTGCCGGAAGACACACTGGCCGAAGCGGTTTCGCTGCTGGCGCGGGCCTGGGCCAGCGTGGTCGGGGCCGATCTCGCACCCGCCGCAGCGGCCACCGGGCCCGTGGTCTGA
- a CDS encoding esterase: protein MRRTLAAAAVAAATALWSAPTAAAVELCSGMGGAVDPDGLCRVHVEDPAFILDAAFPIAYPDEPAVTDFITTTRAEFTDEARAPDARNLPHALEIKPLLDATETTRSVTFEVYQNFGGAHPNTWFKSFNYDLAQKRAITLDTLFATADPLDIIAPIVERDLTERLGVPDLVSPSAGRDPANYQNFSITPSHVVFHFDRGALLAGAAGAQAVQIPRSELPPLAI from the coding sequence ATGAGACGGACCCTGGCGGCCGCCGCGGTGGCCGCGGCCACTGCGCTCTGGTCGGCGCCGACGGCCGCGGCCGTGGAACTGTGCAGCGGAATGGGTGGGGCCGTCGACCCCGACGGTCTGTGCCGCGTGCATGTCGAGGACCCGGCCTTCATCCTGGACGCGGCCTTTCCGATCGCCTACCCCGATGAGCCCGCGGTCACCGACTTCATCACCACCACGCGTGCGGAGTTCACCGACGAGGCCCGCGCCCCGGATGCCCGAAATCTGCCGCACGCCTTGGAAATCAAACCTCTGCTCGACGCCACCGAGACCACCCGGTCGGTGACCTTCGAGGTGTATCAGAACTTCGGCGGCGCCCACCCGAACACGTGGTTCAAGTCGTTCAACTACGACCTCGCGCAGAAGCGGGCCATCACGCTGGACACCCTGTTCGCCACCGCCGATCCTCTCGACATCATCGCCCCGATCGTCGAGCGCGACCTGACCGAACGCCTCGGGGTGCCCGATCTGGTGTCGCCTTCGGCGGGACGAGACCCGGCGAACTACCAGAACTTCTCGATCACGCCGTCGCACGTCGTCTTCCATTTCGACCGCGGCGCCCTGCTGGCCGGCGCCGCCGGGGCCCAGGCCGTGCAGATTCCACGCTCGGAGCTTCCCCCGCTGGCGATCTGA
- a CDS encoding class I SAM-dependent methyltransferase yields MTSTHESPAPNPHATAEQVEAALKDTKLAQVLYHDWEAETYDDKWSISYDQRCVDYARGRFDAAVPEEIQRELPYDRALELGCGTGFFLLNLIQAGVARRGSVTDLSPGMVKVATRNGQSLGLDIDGKVADAEGIPYEDNTFDLVVGHAVLHHIPDVELSLREVVRVLKPGGRFVFAGEPTTIGNRYARELSTLTWHVATNVTKLPFLRDWRRPQTELDESSRAAALEAVVDLHTFDPADLERMARNAGAVDVRTASEEFTAAMLGWPVRTFEAAVPPGKLGWGWAKFAFGSWTSLSWVDANVWRRVVPKGWFYNVMITGVKPS; encoded by the coding sequence ATGACGAGCACGCACGAATCCCCGGCTCCCAACCCGCACGCCACCGCGGAACAGGTCGAGGCCGCCCTCAAGGACACTAAGCTCGCCCAGGTCCTCTACCACGACTGGGAAGCCGAGACCTACGACGACAAGTGGTCGATCTCCTACGACCAGCGCTGCGTCGACTACGCGCGGGGCCGCTTCGACGCCGCGGTGCCCGAGGAGATCCAGCGCGAGCTGCCCTACGACCGGGCGCTTGAACTGGGCTGCGGAACCGGGTTCTTCCTGCTCAACCTCATCCAGGCCGGCGTCGCGCGGCGCGGATCGGTGACCGACCTGTCGCCGGGCATGGTCAAGGTCGCCACCCGCAACGGGCAGTCGCTGGGCCTGGACATCGACGGCAAGGTCGCCGACGCCGAGGGCATCCCGTATGAGGACAACACCTTCGACCTCGTGGTCGGCCACGCCGTGCTCCACCACATCCCGGATGTGGAACTGTCGCTGCGCGAGGTGGTCCGCGTGCTCAAGCCGGGCGGGCGGTTCGTCTTCGCCGGAGAGCCCACCACGATCGGCAACCGCTATGCGCGCGAACTGTCGACGCTGACGTGGCACGTCGCCACCAACGTCACCAAGCTGCCGTTCCTGCGTGACTGGCGGCGCCCGCAGACCGAACTCGACGAGTCCTCGCGCGCCGCCGCCCTGGAGGCCGTCGTCGATCTGCACACCTTCGATCCCGCCGATCTCGAGCGCATGGCCCGCAACGCCGGCGCCGTCGACGTGCGCACCGCCAGTGAGGAGTTCACCGCCGCCATGCTGGGCTGGCCGGTCCGCACCTTCGAAGCCGCCGTCCCGCCCGGCAAGCTGGGCTGGGGGTGGGCGAAGTTCGCCTTCGGCAGTTGGACGTCACTCAGCTGGGTCGACGCCAACGTGTGGCGCCGGGTGGTGCCCAAGGGCTGGTTCTACAACGTGATGATCACCGGAGTGAAGCCCTCCTGA
- a CDS encoding enoyl-CoA hydratase, translated as MPEFVGLHTHPEHPGVGTLLLSRPPTNALSRQMLRELTQVAHEAGARDDIAVVILYGGHEIFSAGDDVPELRTLSAAEAVVAARVRDDAMAAVAAIPKPTVAAITGYALGSGLSLALAADWRIAGDNVKTGATEILAGLVPSAASLARLAEITGRSRAKDMVFTGRFVDAEESELVGLFDQLVAPDDVYDAACAWAKRHLDAPAVAVAAAKAMLDGQCSPDEQRRRYEEVFSAALHAPEG; from the coding sequence GTGCCCGAGTTCGTCGGCCTGCACACCCACCCCGAGCATCCCGGGGTGGGCACGCTGCTGCTGTCCCGGCCGCCGACCAACGCCCTGTCCCGGCAGATGCTGCGCGAGCTCACCCAGGTGGCGCACGAAGCCGGCGCGCGCGACGACATCGCCGTCGTGATCCTCTATGGCGGGCACGAGATCTTCTCGGCCGGCGACGACGTGCCCGAACTGCGCACGTTGAGCGCGGCCGAGGCCGTCGTGGCCGCCCGGGTGCGCGACGACGCGATGGCCGCGGTGGCCGCGATCCCCAAGCCCACGGTCGCCGCGATCACGGGCTACGCGCTGGGCAGCGGCCTGTCGCTGGCGCTGGCCGCCGACTGGCGCATCGCCGGCGACAACGTCAAGACCGGAGCGACGGAGATCCTGGCCGGGCTGGTGCCCAGCGCCGCGAGCCTGGCGCGGTTGGCCGAGATCACGGGTCGCAGCCGGGCCAAGGACATGGTGTTCACCGGTCGGTTCGTCGACGCCGAGGAGTCCGAGCTTGTCGGCCTGTTCGACCAGCTTGTGGCACCCGACGACGTCTACGACGCGGCCTGTGCCTGGGCCAAGCGCCACCTCGACGCCCCGGCCGTGGCGGTGGCCGCCGCGAAGGCAATGCTCGACGGCCAGTGTTCCCCGGACGAGCAGCGCCGCCGGTATGAAGAGGTGTTCTCGGCCGCGCTGCACGCCCCGGAGGGCTGA
- a CDS encoding acyltransferase — translation MTTMWGAPIHKRWRGSRLRDPRQAKFLTVDSLKWVLANRAYTPWYLVRYWRLLKFKLANPHIITRGMVFLGKNVEIQSTPELAQMEIGRWVHIGDKNTIRCHEGSLRIGDKVVLGRDNVINTYLDIELGDSALMADWCYVCDFDHKMDDINMPIKDQGIIKGPVRIGPDTWIAAKVTILRGTTIGRGCVLGAHAVVKGDVPDYSIAVGAPAKVVKNRKVSWEATAAERAELAAALADIERKKAAK, via the coding sequence ATGACGACCATGTGGGGTGCGCCGATCCACAAGCGGTGGCGGGGTTCGCGGCTGCGCGACCCGCGTCAAGCCAAGTTCCTGACCGTTGACTCGCTCAAGTGGGTGCTGGCGAACCGGGCCTACACACCGTGGTATCTGGTGCGCTACTGGCGACTGCTCAAGTTCAAGCTGGCCAACCCGCACATCATCACGCGCGGCATGGTGTTCCTCGGCAAGAACGTCGAGATCCAGTCCACGCCCGAGTTGGCGCAGATGGAGATCGGCCGCTGGGTGCACATCGGCGACAAGAACACCATCCGCTGCCACGAGGGTTCGCTGCGCATCGGCGACAAGGTGGTGCTGGGCCGCGACAACGTCATCAACACCTACCTCGACATCGAACTCGGTGACTCCGCACTGATGGCCGACTGGTGTTACGTGTGCGACTTCGACCACAAGATGGACGACATCAACATGCCGATCAAGGACCAGGGCATCATCAAGGGCCCGGTGCGGATCGGACCCGACACCTGGATCGCGGCCAAGGTGACCATCCTGCGCGGCACCACGATCGGGCGCGGCTGTGTGCTCGGCGCGCACGCCGTGGTCAAGGGTGACGTGCCGGACTACTCGATCGCCGTGGGTGCGCCCGCGAAGGTGGTCAAGAACCGCAAGGTGTCCTGGGAGGCCACCGCGGCCGAGCGCGCCGAACTCGCGGCCGCACTGGCCGACATCGAACGCAAGAAGGCCGCCAAGTAG
- a CDS encoding ABC transporter ATP-binding protein, whose translation MPEADIESEDIADPDLLIDFRDVALRRAGRVLVGPVTWQVELDERWVVIGPNGAGKTSLLRIAAAMEHPSSGTAYVLGERLGRVDTAELRARVGLSSSALSQRVPDTEVVRDLVVSAGYSVLGRWREQYEEVDYAQALDMLESVGAEHLAERTYGTLSEGERKRVLIARSLMTDPELLLLDEPAAGLDLGGREELVARLADLAADPDAPAIVLVTHHVEEIPPGFSHCLMLSEASVVAAGLLSDVLTAENLSKAFGQQIAVDVLDGRYFARRVRPRAAHRRRA comes from the coding sequence GTGCCCGAAGCCGATATCGAGTCCGAGGACATCGCCGACCCCGACCTGCTGATCGACTTCCGCGACGTGGCGTTGCGCCGCGCGGGCCGGGTCCTGGTCGGGCCCGTCACCTGGCAGGTTGAACTGGACGAGCGCTGGGTGGTGATCGGTCCCAACGGCGCGGGCAAGACCTCACTGCTGCGCATCGCCGCGGCCATGGAGCATCCGTCGAGCGGAACGGCGTACGTGCTGGGGGAGCGCCTCGGCCGGGTCGACACCGCCGAACTGCGCGCCCGCGTCGGGTTGTCGAGTTCGGCGTTGTCTCAGCGTGTCCCCGACACCGAGGTGGTGCGCGACCTCGTGGTGTCGGCCGGCTACTCGGTGCTCGGCAGATGGCGCGAACAGTACGAAGAGGTGGACTACGCGCAAGCCCTCGACATGCTCGAGAGCGTCGGCGCCGAGCACCTGGCCGAGCGCACGTACGGGACGCTGTCGGAGGGCGAACGCAAGCGCGTGCTGATCGCGCGGTCGCTGATGACCGACCCCGAACTGCTGCTGCTCGACGAACCCGCTGCGGGCCTCGACCTCGGTGGCCGTGAGGAACTCGTCGCCCGGCTGGCAGATCTGGCCGCGGACCCCGACGCGCCCGCGATCGTCCTGGTCACCCACCATGTCGAGGAGATCCCGCCCGGCTTCTCGCACTGCCTCATGCTCTCGGAGGCCAGCGTCGTGGCGGCGGGCCTGCTCAGCGACGTGCTGACCGCCGAGAACCTGTCCAAGGCCTTCGGGCAGCAGATCGCCGTCGACGTCCTCGACGGCCGCTATTTCGCGCGACGGGTACGCCCCCGCGCCGCACACAGGAGGCGCGCATGA
- a CDS encoding THUMP-like domain-containing protein: MVLQRDDHRSEALLKFTLDDVAYLTSDEGVAALADVAALPSLDGVRDVAVVRERHAARAPVLIETTLLRRRAVAKLPDAGQWLFTDEALQQATAEPVAAHRALRLAGRVVHDVTCSVGADLAALRRTAAEVVGSDLDPVRVAMARHNLGGEVLICRADALHPVTRDAAVVADPARRSEGRRRFDPREYMPALDDLLEVCSDRDLAVKCAPGIDFDALGDMGFRGEVEITSWAGSVREACLWSPGLGESGVTRRATVLDTGEQLTDAEDSDCEVGPVGRWIVDPDGAVVRAGLVRHYAARHGLWQLDPEIAYLSGDTVPPGVRGFEVIEELAFTEKALRQALSVHDCGVLEILVRGVNVNPDELRRRLRLRGTVSLSVVITRIGAGANARRRAFICRSVPVAASI; encoded by the coding sequence CTGGTTCTACAACGTGATGATCACCGGAGTGAAGCCCTCCTGAAGTTCACACTCGACGACGTCGCCTACCTGACGTCGGACGAGGGCGTCGCGGCCCTGGCCGACGTCGCCGCGCTGCCGTCGTTGGACGGCGTGCGGGATGTCGCGGTGGTGCGGGAGCGTCACGCTGCGCGCGCCCCGGTGCTCATCGAGACCACGCTGCTGCGCCGCAGGGCCGTCGCCAAACTGCCCGACGCGGGGCAGTGGCTGTTCACCGACGAGGCCCTGCAGCAGGCCACCGCCGAACCCGTCGCCGCGCATCGGGCTTTGCGTCTGGCAGGCCGGGTCGTCCACGACGTGACGTGTTCGGTGGGCGCCGACCTGGCTGCACTGCGGCGCACCGCGGCAGAGGTCGTGGGCAGTGACCTCGACCCCGTGCGGGTCGCGATGGCGCGGCACAACCTCGGCGGCGAGGTGCTGATCTGCCGCGCCGACGCACTGCATCCCGTCACGCGTGATGCGGCTGTCGTGGCCGACCCGGCGCGCCGCAGCGAGGGCCGGCGCAGATTCGACCCGCGGGAGTACATGCCGGCCCTCGACGATCTGCTCGAGGTCTGTTCGGACCGCGATCTCGCCGTCAAATGCGCGCCCGGGATCGACTTCGATGCACTGGGGGACATGGGCTTTCGCGGCGAGGTGGAGATCACGTCCTGGGCCGGTTCGGTGCGCGAGGCCTGCCTGTGGTCGCCGGGCCTGGGGGAGTCCGGGGTGACCCGACGCGCCACCGTGCTCGACACCGGTGAACAACTCACCGACGCCGAGGACTCCGACTGCGAGGTCGGCCCGGTCGGGCGCTGGATCGTCGATCCCGACGGGGCCGTGGTGCGCGCAGGTCTGGTGCGTCACTACGCCGCCCGGCACGGGTTGTGGCAGCTGGACCCCGAGATCGCCTACCTCTCGGGGGACACGGTGCCGCCGGGGGTTCGCGGCTTCGAGGTGATCGAGGAGTTGGCGTTCACCGAAAAGGCTCTGCGGCAGGCGCTCTCGGTGCATGACTGCGGTGTCCTGGAAATTCTGGTGCGCGGTGTGAACGTCAACCCGGACGAACTGCGCCGTCGCCTCCGACTGCGGGGGACGGTGTCGCTGTCGGTGGTCATCACGCGCATCGGGGCGGGCGCGAATGCCCGTCGGCGCGCGTTCATCTGCCGATCGGTGCCTGTCGCAGCATCGATCTGA
- a CDS encoding outer membrane protein assembly factor BamB family protein, producing MTLVLRRLVSLAAVLSGTVLIASSLTACTDDDTWVQAAPAGGWAAQYADAANSSYTATEGAADLELAWTRSVKGDLGAAVGLGARGYLVANAQTPGGCSLMLWENDNNGRQRWCTRLVQGGGFGGALIDGFDNVYVGQPGAILSFPPTQWIRWRQQVIGMPHTPRLLGGGQLLVVTHLGQVLVFDAHRGTVVGNPLDLVEGVDPTDSQRGLADCAPARARCPVAAAPAFSPASNILVVTLWQPGAPKSTLMGLRYRPGQEPLLTREWTSDAPTEGVLASPALSADGSTVYVNGRDDRLWALHADDGSVKWSLPLEYLAQTPPTVAPDGTLIAGGGPGAALTGIKDSGDRGEVVWRRGDVESLTTASQAGTDLAYTVATEDDGMALIAFDPRDGQTRSSHPLPEATGFPVGVSVAADRSVVAATSDGQVYSLRAE from the coding sequence ATGACGCTGGTGCTACGGCGACTTGTCTCGCTGGCTGCCGTTCTGTCGGGGACGGTCCTGATCGCGAGCAGCCTCACGGCGTGCACCGACGACGACACCTGGGTGCAGGCCGCACCGGCCGGCGGTTGGGCCGCGCAGTACGCGGACGCGGCCAACAGCAGCTACACCGCCACCGAGGGCGCTGCGGATCTCGAGCTGGCCTGGACCAGGTCGGTCAAGGGCGATCTCGGTGCCGCGGTCGGACTTGGGGCACGTGGCTATCTGGTGGCCAACGCGCAGACTCCCGGCGGGTGCTCGCTGATGCTGTGGGAGAACGACAACAACGGCCGGCAGCGCTGGTGCACCCGTCTGGTGCAGGGCGGTGGCTTCGGCGGCGCGCTGATCGACGGCTTCGACAACGTCTACGTGGGCCAGCCCGGTGCCATCCTGTCGTTCCCGCCCACACAGTGGATCCGCTGGCGCCAGCAGGTGATCGGCATGCCGCACACCCCGCGTCTGCTCGGCGGCGGCCAGCTGCTGGTCGTGACGCATCTGGGCCAGGTGCTGGTGTTCGACGCGCACCGCGGCACGGTCGTCGGCAACCCGCTGGACCTGGTCGAAGGGGTCGACCCGACCGACTCCCAGCGCGGCCTGGCCGACTGCGCACCGGCGCGGGCACGCTGCCCGGTGGCCGCGGCCCCCGCGTTCTCCCCCGCCTCCAACATCCTCGTCGTGACCCTGTGGCAGCCGGGCGCGCCGAAGTCGACCCTGATGGGCCTGCGGTACCGCCCCGGCCAGGAACCGCTGCTGACGCGCGAGTGGACCAGCGACGCCCCGACCGAGGGCGTGTTGGCCTCCCCGGCGTTGTCGGCCGACGGGTCGACGGTCTACGTCAACGGCCGCGATGACCGCCTGTGGGCGCTGCACGCCGACGACGGCAGCGTCAAATGGTCACTGCCACTGGAATACCTGGCGCAGACCCCGCCCACGGTGGCCCCCGACGGCACACTCATCGCGGGCGGCGGTCCCGGCGCGGCACTGACCGGCATCAAGGATTCCGGTGACCGTGGCGAAGTGGTGTGGCGCCGCGGCGACGTCGAGTCGTTGACCACCGCCAGCCAGGCCGGCACCGACCTCGCCTACACCGTCGCGACCGAGGACGACGGGATGGCCCTGATCGCGTTCGATCCGCGCGACGGCCAGACCCGCAGCAGCCATCCCCTGCCGGAGGCCACGGGCTTCCCCGTCGGGGTGTCCGTCGCCGCCGATCGCAGCGTCGTAGCCGCCACCAGCGACGGTCAGGTCTACAGCCTGCGCGCCGAGTAG
- a CDS encoding NUDIX hydrolase, translated as MSDAVPLPVRPAATVMLVRDTDTGIEVFLMRRHRDMEFVGGVVVFPGGGVDDRDRNADIDWYGPPPSWWAERLGVDEDLALALVCSAARETFEESGVLFAGPHQDGDPGIVSDASVYAEARAALADNSLSFGDFLRSEGLVLRADLLRPWANWVTPEEERTRRYDTYFFVGALPSGQRADGENTEADKVAWAKPEAALREFEAKRIFLLPPTWTQLDSLAGRTVSEVLAVERRIVTVQPSLSEHNGNWEIEFFDSDRYNAARAGRAP; from the coding sequence ATGAGCGACGCAGTGCCGTTGCCCGTCCGTCCGGCCGCGACCGTGATGCTGGTCCGCGACACCGACACCGGCATCGAGGTGTTCCTGATGCGCAGGCATCGGGACATGGAGTTCGTCGGCGGCGTCGTGGTGTTCCCCGGCGGCGGGGTGGACGACCGCGACCGCAACGCCGACATCGACTGGTACGGGCCGCCGCCGTCGTGGTGGGCGGAGCGCCTGGGCGTCGATGAGGACCTGGCGCTGGCCCTGGTGTGCTCCGCCGCGCGCGAGACGTTCGAGGAGTCGGGCGTGCTGTTCGCCGGCCCGCATCAGGACGGCGACCCCGGCATCGTCAGCGACGCCAGCGTGTACGCCGAGGCGCGCGCCGCGCTGGCCGACAACTCCCTGTCGTTCGGGGACTTCCTGCGCAGCGAGGGTCTGGTGCTGCGGGCCGACCTTTTGCGGCCGTGGGCCAACTGGGTCACCCCCGAAGAGGAGCGCACCCGGCGCTACGACACGTACTTCTTCGTCGGCGCACTGCCGTCGGGGCAGCGTGCCGACGGCGAGAACACCGAGGCGGACAAGGTCGCGTGGGCCAAACCCGAGGCGGCACTGCGCGAGTTCGAGGCGAAGCGCATCTTCCTGCTGCCGCCGACCTGGACTCAGCTGGACTCGCTGGCCGGACGCACGGTCTCCGAGGTGCTCGCCGTCGAGCGCAGGATCGTCACGGTGCAGCCCAGCCTGAGCGAGCACAACGGCAACTGGGAGATCGAGTTCTTCGACAGCGACCGGTATAACGCCGCGCGCGCCGGACGGGCGCCGTGA
- a CDS encoding esterase codes for MRTRSVAAVAAALVFSGFGAATASAAPPKCADLSGVQVGSTCQVQVIDPGYSVSISFPADYPDQKPVHEYIKATRDGFLNLAKTQDSRVAPYALEIKSTQYGSAVPPRGTQTLVLEAYESVGGAHPTTFYKTFNWDQGLRKPITIENLFHEGTDPYPVILPLVQAEVAKRFGESEIFPAAAGLDPLTYQNFAITGDTLVFFFDRGAVLSGAVGAFEVSIPRGPVDSMIA; via the coding sequence ATGCGCACGCGTTCTGTGGCCGCGGTGGCAGCGGCGTTGGTGTTCAGTGGTTTCGGTGCGGCGACCGCCTCGGCGGCACCGCCCAAGTGTGCGGATCTCTCCGGTGTCCAGGTGGGTTCGACGTGCCAGGTGCAGGTCATCGATCCGGGCTACTCGGTGTCGATCAGCTTCCCGGCCGACTACCCTGACCAGAAGCCCGTGCACGAGTACATCAAGGCGACCCGCGACGGGTTCCTGAACCTGGCCAAGACGCAGGACTCCCGCGTCGCGCCGTACGCGTTGGAGATCAAGTCCACCCAGTACGGGTCCGCGGTGCCCCCGCGGGGCACCCAGACCCTGGTGCTCGAGGCCTACGAATCCGTCGGCGGCGCGCACCCGACGACGTTCTACAAGACCTTCAACTGGGATCAGGGGTTACGCAAGCCGATCACCATCGAGAACCTGTTCCATGAGGGCACCGACCCCTACCCGGTGATCCTGCCGCTCGTGCAGGCCGAGGTGGCCAAGCGGTTCGGTGAGTCCGAGATCTTCCCGGCTGCAGCGGGTCTGGACCCGCTGACCTATCAGAACTTCGCGATCACAGGCGACACGCTGGTCTTCTTCTTCGATCGGGGCGCTGTGCTGTCCGGCGCTGTCGGCGCGTTCGAGGTGAGCATTCCGCGCGGTCCGGTCGACTCGATGATCGCCTGA